A region of Natribaculum luteum DNA encodes the following proteins:
- a CDS encoding metallophosphoesterase family protein, with protein MSLVAIISDTHVPSRADAIPEWVVDEILRADHTIHAGDFDSPRVYERIADLADGNLTAARGNVDPPALGLSKAKTVAIDGVTFVVTHGTGSPSGWHDRVAETVEREEDEDAVGVAGHTHEVVDERVDGTRLLNPGSATGATPADRETMFVATVEDGDLEIELRTG; from the coding sequence ATGTCACTGGTTGCCATTATCAGCGACACGCACGTGCCGTCTCGAGCCGACGCGATCCCGGAGTGGGTCGTCGACGAAATCCTGCGAGCCGACCACACGATCCACGCGGGCGACTTCGACTCGCCGCGGGTGTACGAACGCATCGCGGACCTCGCGGACGGGAACCTGACCGCCGCTCGAGGGAACGTCGATCCGCCGGCGCTCGGACTGTCGAAAGCGAAGACGGTGGCGATCGACGGCGTGACGTTCGTCGTCACCCACGGCACCGGCTCGCCCAGCGGCTGGCACGATCGGGTCGCGGAGACGGTCGAGCGAGAGGAAGACGAAGACGCGGTGGGCGTCGCGGGCCACACCCACGAGGTCGTCGACGAACGTGTCGACGGGACCAGACTGTTGAACCCTGGCAGCGCGACCGGGGCGACGCCCGCCGACCGCGAGACGATGTTCGTGGCGACGGTCGAGGACGGCGACCTCGAGATCGAGCTTCGAACCGGATAG
- a CDS encoding coenzyme F420-0:L-glutamate ligase, with protein sequence MELHAVPDLPEIRPGDDLAELVAERIDLEDGDVLTVASTVVSKAEGRGADLDDFPAGPRAREIATRLEAITGERKDPRFAQAVLEESTELLMEAPFLLTESRFGHVSVNAGIDRSNVPDHDLLLLPKRPTASAERIRSGLPADVAVIVTDTCGRPFRHGQRGVALGWAGMPASRDWRGESDRDGRELGVTVQSVVDELAAAANLVTGEGADGTPAVVVRDWSFGDLEGSDELFRDVETDFVRQALREWGYDHEVSR encoded by the coding sequence ATGGAACTACACGCCGTGCCGGACCTCCCGGAGATCCGTCCCGGCGACGACCTCGCGGAACTCGTCGCCGAGCGGATCGATCTCGAGGACGGCGACGTCCTGACGGTCGCGAGCACCGTTGTCTCGAAAGCCGAGGGGCGCGGAGCCGACCTCGACGACTTCCCGGCGGGACCGCGAGCCAGAGAGATCGCGACGCGCCTCGAGGCGATCACGGGCGAGCGGAAGGATCCGCGATTCGCCCAGGCCGTCCTGGAGGAGAGCACCGAGTTGCTGATGGAAGCCCCGTTCTTGCTCACCGAGTCGCGCTTTGGCCATGTGAGCGTCAACGCGGGGATCGACCGCTCGAACGTGCCGGACCACGACCTGCTGTTGTTGCCAAAGCGGCCGACGGCAAGTGCCGAACGAATTCGGTCGGGCCTCCCGGCCGACGTCGCGGTGATCGTCACCGACACCTGCGGGCGACCGTTTCGCCACGGCCAGCGCGGGGTCGCACTCGGCTGGGCGGGGATGCCCGCGAGTCGGGACTGGCGGGGCGAATCTGATCGTGACGGGCGCGAACTCGGCGTCACCGTCCAGTCGGTCGTCGACGAACTCGCCGCGGCCGCGAACCTCGTGACGGGAGAGGGAGCCGACGGCACGCCCGCCGTCGTCGTCCGCGACTGGTCGTTCGGCGACCTCGAGGGGAGCGACGAACTGTTCCGGGACGTGGAGACGGACTTCGTCAGGCAGGCACTGCGGGAGTGGGGGTACGACCACGAGGTGAGCCGATGA
- a CDS encoding 5,10-methylenetetrahydromethanopterin reductase — translation MNGIELTPEHPPDRIAELAALAEDEGFDAALTSCHYFNRDPFVTLTRMAEATETIRLGPGVVNPYESHPVTLAARTATLDEVSGGRAVFGIGAGDRSALANLGIDRERPLRRVLESFDLARDLWAGETVTHEGTFTARDASLNLEPRDIPVYVGAQGPHMLRMSAKHADGTLINAAHPDDFEWAAGQIEKGLDERPADYGEFEALAFASVSVAGDEREAREAARPPVAFIVGGAADPVLERHEIDRKAAADVSDALERGDLSEAFGHVTPAMIDAFCIAGTTETVAERFAAVLEYVDGIVVGSPLGPDLDDAVVRAAEALERATRE, via the coding sequence ATGAACGGGATCGAACTCACGCCCGAACACCCACCAGACCGGATCGCCGAACTCGCCGCCCTCGCAGAAGACGAGGGGTTCGACGCGGCGCTGACGAGCTGTCACTACTTCAACCGCGATCCGTTCGTGACCCTCACGCGGATGGCCGAGGCGACGGAGACGATCCGGCTGGGGCCGGGCGTCGTCAACCCCTACGAATCCCACCCCGTCACCCTCGCCGCGCGGACGGCGACGCTCGACGAGGTGAGTGGCGGACGCGCCGTCTTCGGCATCGGCGCGGGCGACCGGTCGGCGCTCGCGAACCTCGGCATCGACCGCGAGCGTCCCCTCCGGCGGGTCCTCGAGAGCTTCGACCTCGCGCGTGACCTCTGGGCCGGCGAGACCGTCACCCACGAGGGGACGTTCACCGCCCGCGACGCCTCGTTGAACCTCGAGCCCCGCGACATTCCGGTCTACGTCGGCGCGCAGGGGCCACACATGCTTCGGATGAGCGCGAAACACGCCGACGGGACGCTGATCAACGCCGCACACCCGGACGACTTCGAGTGGGCGGCCGGACAGATCGAGAAGGGGCTCGACGAGCGACCGGCCGACTACGGCGAGTTCGAGGCGCTCGCGTTCGCAAGCGTGAGCGTCGCAGGCGACGAACGGGAAGCGAGAGAAGCGGCCCGCCCGCCGGTCGCGTTCATCGTCGGCGGCGCAGCAGACCCTGTCCTCGAGCGCCACGAAATCGACCGCAAGGCCGCAGCGGACGTAAGCGACGCCCTGGAACGGGGCGACCTCTCGGAAGCCTTCGGCCACGTGACGCCGGCCATGATCGACGCGTTCTGTATCGCCGGGACGACCGAGACGGTCGCCGAGCGGTTCGCTGCCGTACTCGAGTACGTCGACGGAATCGTCGTCGGGTCGCCGCTCGGGCCGGACCTCGACGACGCGGTGGTCCGCGCGGCCGAGGCGCTCGAGCGGGCTACTCGGGAATAA
- a CDS encoding DUF7573 domain-containing protein, translating into MTDESTLTDFLEEAGTAAESADRETGREPEEPSQRPQAGEADGRENGERTAVEPATGTYAWGKHTCSACGSSVDRVWRDGDAFVCPACKEW; encoded by the coding sequence GTGACCGACGAGTCGACGCTGACGGACTTTCTCGAGGAGGCCGGGACGGCGGCGGAGAGCGCAGACCGGGAGACCGGTCGCGAACCGGAAGAGCCGTCGCAGCGTCCCCAGGCGGGCGAAGCGGACGGACGCGAGAACGGCGAGCGAACGGCCGTCGAACCCGCCACCGGGACCTACGCGTGGGGCAAGCACACGTGCAGCGCCTGCGGCTCGAGCGTCGACCGGGTCTGGCGTGATGGAGATGCGTTCGTCTGTCCCGCGTGCAAAGAGTGGTAA
- a CDS encoding cold-shock protein: protein MAKGTVAFFNDTGGYGFIETDDADEDVFFHMEDVGGPDLEEGQELEFEIVEAEKGPRATNVERL, encoded by the coding sequence ATGGCGAAAGGTACGGTCGCATTCTTCAACGACACTGGCGGCTACGGATTTATCGAGACTGACGACGCGGACGAGGACGTTTTCTTCCACATGGAGGACGTCGGTGGCCCTGACCTCGAAGAGGGTCAGGAACTCGAGTTCGAGATCGTCGAGGCCGAGAAGGGCCCGCGCGCGACGAACGTCGAGCGCCTGTAA
- a CDS encoding AAA family ATPase, which translates to MTDAALPSEQENRATAVDPLPVSDVAQLCEDVRSNVGRVIVGHEDEIDHVITTILARGHVLLEDVPGVGKTMLARSIATSIDCTFSRIQFTPDLLPTDITGVNVFDQQNREFEFQHGPIFGNVVLADEINRAPPKTQAALLEAMEEKQVTADGETRPLPDPFTVIATQNAVEPNRTYELPLAEVDRFTKKLELGYPDADEEAELLDRTVGHHPIERLEPVADLETIVRARETVAEVSVKAPVREYATRLARYTREHARLGASPRATISLLRAAQARAAVDGREYVIPDDVEREAPAVLSHRIRTAASGHDRDGAAVVDDAIERVPVE; encoded by the coding sequence ATGACAGACGCCGCACTCCCGTCCGAGCAGGAGAACCGAGCCACGGCCGTCGATCCCCTCCCGGTGAGCGACGTGGCCCAGCTGTGTGAGGACGTTCGATCGAACGTCGGTCGCGTCATCGTCGGCCACGAAGACGAGATCGACCACGTTATCACGACCATCCTCGCCCGTGGACACGTCTTACTCGAGGACGTCCCCGGCGTCGGGAAGACGATGCTCGCCCGCTCGATTGCGACGTCGATCGACTGTACGTTCAGCCGAATCCAGTTTACGCCCGACCTACTGCCGACCGACATCACCGGCGTGAACGTGTTCGACCAGCAGAACCGAGAGTTCGAGTTCCAGCACGGGCCCATCTTCGGTAACGTCGTTCTCGCCGACGAGATCAACCGCGCACCGCCGAAGACCCAGGCGGCGCTCCTCGAGGCGATGGAAGAAAAGCAGGTCACCGCCGACGGCGAGACGCGGCCGCTCCCGGATCCGTTCACGGTCATCGCCACGCAAAACGCCGTCGAGCCGAACCGGACCTACGAGCTCCCTCTCGCAGAGGTCGACCGCTTCACGAAGAAACTCGAACTCGGCTACCCCGACGCCGACGAGGAAGCAGAGCTTCTCGACCGAACCGTCGGCCACCACCCCATCGAGCGCTTAGAGCCCGTGGCCGACCTCGAGACGATCGTCCGGGCTCGCGAGACGGTTGCTGAGGTGTCGGTGAAGGCCCCGGTTCGCGAGTACGCGACGCGACTCGCGAGGTACACCCGCGAGCACGCCCGACTGGGCGCGAGCCCGCGGGCCACGATCTCGCTGCTGCGGGCCGCCCAGGCTCGCGCCGCCGTCGACGGGCGGGAGTACGTGATCCCCGACGACGTCGAACGCGAGGCACCCGCCGTGTTGAGCCATCGCATCAGGACGGCTGCGAGCGGTCACGACCGGGACGGGGCAGCCGTCGTCGACGACGCCATAGAGCGCGTACCGGTAGAATGA
- a CDS encoding DUF58 domain-containing protein: MRVTRRGWGVVAVVGFCLVMAWKFGPRSLNAIVVPLVVALVAGAITVTRANEPRVSRAAIEEGFVGERRAVSLEADVDRPIAAELADDVGRGLSATGNVAETTLAPERGYSYELELECRGKHEVGPLSLSVTDAFGLVERQFEIDRTTRVVVYPPVYDLRGGSGDDFALLTGAIQESRRDEFDHLREYEHGDSLRNVHWKSAAKRPDDDLVVKEFTAHEDDGTVTVAAESVPETTDEMAAATASVVTYALESAVPVDVVVPDGSASATARHDRRDVLRLLATAGPGTLAAETRREADVLIRADEGGTTVTIDGLEVPFERLAGATIDGGADPRRGVIT; encoded by the coding sequence ATGAGAGTCACCAGACGCGGGTGGGGGGTCGTCGCCGTCGTCGGCTTCTGTCTCGTCATGGCCTGGAAGTTCGGCCCGCGGTCGTTGAACGCGATCGTCGTCCCCCTCGTCGTCGCACTGGTGGCCGGCGCGATCACGGTCACCCGGGCCAACGAACCCCGCGTCAGTCGTGCCGCGATCGAGGAGGGGTTCGTCGGCGAACGTCGAGCCGTCTCGCTCGAGGCCGACGTCGACCGACCGATCGCCGCCGAACTCGCAGACGACGTCGGTCGCGGCCTCTCGGCAACCGGGAACGTCGCGGAGACGACGCTCGCGCCAGAGCGAGGCTACAGCTACGAACTCGAACTCGAGTGCCGCGGCAAACACGAGGTCGGTCCGCTGTCGCTATCGGTGACCGACGCGTTCGGGCTGGTCGAGCGACAGTTCGAGATCGACCGGACGACGCGAGTCGTCGTCTATCCGCCGGTGTACGACCTCCGTGGCGGTTCGGGAGACGACTTTGCGCTGCTCACGGGCGCAATCCAGGAGTCCCGACGAGATGAGTTCGATCATCTCAGAGAGTACGAACACGGCGACTCGCTGCGCAACGTCCACTGGAAGTCGGCCGCGAAACGACCCGACGACGACCTCGTCGTCAAGGAGTTTACCGCCCACGAGGACGACGGGACGGTCACGGTCGCCGCCGAGTCGGTCCCAGAAACGACGGACGAGATGGCAGCGGCGACGGCGAGCGTCGTCACGTACGCCCTCGAGTCGGCAGTGCCAGTCGACGTGGTCGTTCCGGACGGATCGGCGTCGGCGACGGCACGCCACGACCGCCGGGACGTACTCAGGCTCCTCGCGACGGCCGGTCCCGGAACGCTCGCCGCGGAAACGCGACGGGAAGCCGACGTCCTGATCCGGGCCGACGAGGGCGGGACGACCGTCACAATCGACGGTCTCGAGGTGCCGTTCGAGCGACTCGCCGGCGCGACGATCGACGGCGGTGCCGACCCGCGGCGAGGGGTGATCACGTGA